A genome region from Armatimonadota bacterium includes the following:
- a CDS encoding DUF3084 domain-containing protein, which translates to MTWRTIVAIAVFVGVCGFIAYWGDMLGRRLGKRRLSLFGMRPRYTAIVTTTITGMIIAILTISFMMIASEQARTLILQGEKLIRQNKIYRKEYIAAKEAIERATKELSRQQELAAEARRKAEAAVKQRDKLVAEIAGLRKDLNTLKSDLSRNRAELEQRKAELAHSNEQLRQAKAELAARLIEVERRKKEVAELAKRAEAYWGSLEAKGRQYAAMRQKTVIFRSNQEIVRKVVNCADSKANIRSQLISLLNEASQRAETLGAKVGENGRAVEIYPKEIVSSNSGQRRFATEAENIDAVVDEISEGIGTVVVRLISADNAIEGETTLVDFVLNYNRLIYAPGDEVASTIINGNASRGEILGQLISFLKGEVRSAAIGKGVIPTYDEEGQMSVVEIPGEQLLETVDKIKSTGKPVEVRAIAKTQIWSADPVTLNFIIGEPS; encoded by the coding sequence ATGACTTGGCGAACAATTGTTGCAATAGCCGTATTCGTAGGAGTATGCGGCTTCATAGCGTATTGGGGAGACATGCTGGGAAGACGATTGGGCAAGCGTCGGCTCAGCCTTTTTGGAATGCGCCCCAGATATACAGCCATCGTCACCACTACAATCACTGGCATGATTATTGCCATCCTAACCATCAGCTTCATGATGATAGCAAGCGAACAAGCGCGAACTCTTATCCTACAAGGCGAAAAGCTAATTAGACAAAATAAAATTTACCGAAAAGAATACATCGCAGCAAAGGAAGCCATAGAGCGAGCGACGAAAGAACTATCCCGCCAGCAAGAGCTTGCAGCTGAAGCACGTCGAAAAGCAGAAGCCGCAGTTAAACAACGAGACAAGCTGGTGGCAGAAATTGCTGGCCTCAGAAAGGATTTGAATACACTCAAATCAGACCTTTCTCGCAATCGCGCTGAGCTAGAGCAAAGAAAAGCAGAGCTTGCACACTCCAACGAACAACTTCGTCAAGCGAAAGCCGAGCTGGCGGCCAGGCTGATCGAGGTTGAGAGGCGCAAAAAAGAAGTTGCTGAGCTTGCAAAGCGAGCCGAAGCATATTGGGGAAGCTTGGAAGCAAAAGGCAGGCAGTATGCGGCCATGCGCCAAAAAACAGTTATATTCAGATCTAACCAAGAAATTGTCAGAAAAGTAGTTAACTGTGCTGATTCAAAAGCAAACATCCGGTCCCAACTAATAAGCTTGCTTAACGAGGCTAGCCAACGTGCAGAAACATTAGGAGCCAAAGTGGGCGAAAATGGACGCGCTGTCGAAATATATCCAAAAGAGATTGTGAGTAGCAACTCAGGACAGAGACGGTTTGCAACCGAGGCTGAGAACATCGACGCCGTGGTAGACGAAATCTCCGAAGGCATTGGCACGGTCGTCGTAAGATTAATCTCAGCCGATAACGCAATCGAAGGTGAAACGACGCTGGTAGACTTTGTGCTGAACTATAACCGCCTAATATACGCACCTGGGGACGAAGTTGCAAGCACAATCATCAATGGGAATGCTTCTCGTGGCGAAATCCTCGGGCAATTGATTAGCTTTCTCAAGGGCGAAGTTCGCTCGGCAGCAATCGGGAAAGGTGTTATCCCTACGTATGATGAAGAGGGTCAGATGTCTGTAGTAGAAATACCAGGTGAGCAACTATTAGAGACAGTCGACAAAATCAAATCGACTGGAAAGCCTGTAGAAGTAAGGGCAATAGCCAAGACTCAGATATGGTCAGCAGACCCCGTTACCCTCAATTTCATAATCGGTGAGCCTTCATGA
- a CDS encoding LptF/LptG family permease, giving the protein MKTLDRYILIELIGPFLFGVAAFTSLMFAGKELFKITELLAEYHAPLLKAAQLVMLHLPSLVVMTLPMAMLLAALLGFGRLSSDSETVALFAGGVSLYRIAVPVIAMSLFVTAGSFVLNEMVVPVTNAQHEAIRRKLTNEPLTSDKPFWVISANNGITNMVFYVQKGFNASTGTLRNVAIIQYWNNKPAIFIYANEAIWKGDNEWILKNGYSQNLGSGATVIVPFRESKTREIKIDKTPEQLALYQRKYDELSFSQLRDYIRMLQEQGADVSEYRVRLYQKIAVPLASLVFALIGTPLGLRPHRSSSAMGLGLSIVIIFAYWVFTHYMFILGRNGTISPAAASFFPTLVGVVAGIALIVRAAK; this is encoded by the coding sequence ATGAAAACATTAGACAGATATATACTAATAGAGCTGATTGGGCCGTTCCTTTTCGGAGTTGCCGCTTTTACCAGCTTGATGTTTGCAGGTAAGGAGCTCTTTAAGATAACCGAGCTTCTTGCCGAATACCACGCTCCGCTCCTCAAAGCGGCACAGCTTGTTATGCTTCATCTGCCGTCGCTAGTGGTAATGACGCTTCCAATGGCAATGCTGCTTGCGGCACTTTTGGGCTTTGGGCGGCTATCGAGCGACAGCGAGACCGTGGCACTCTTTGCTGGCGGCGTAAGCTTATATCGAATAGCAGTACCAGTTATCGCAATGTCCTTATTTGTAACTGCAGGAAGTTTTGTGCTAAATGAAATGGTTGTCCCCGTCACAAATGCCCAGCACGAAGCAATCCGACGCAAACTGACAAACGAACCGCTTACCAGCGACAAACCTTTTTGGGTAATCTCGGCTAATAACGGAATCACAAATATGGTTTTTTATGTTCAGAAAGGATTCAATGCATCAACAGGCACTTTACGCAACGTGGCAATAATCCAATACTGGAATAATAAGCCAGCAATATTCATCTATGCCAATGAAGCTATCTGGAAAGGCGATAATGAATGGATTCTAAAAAACGGATACTCACAAAACCTCGGCTCTGGCGCAACGGTAATAGTACCTTTTCGAGAATCAAAGACACGAGAAATCAAGATTGACAAGACACCGGAACAACTGGCTCTTTACCAGCGTAAATATGATGAGCTTAGTTTCTCACAGCTTAGGGACTACATTCGCATGCTCCAGGAACAGGGAGCGGACGTCAGCGAATACAGGGTCCGACTTTATCAAAAAATCGCTGTACCTCTTGCAAGCCTGGTATTTGCCTTAATTGGAACGCCACTTGGCTTGCGACCCCATCGAAGTAGCTCGGCGATGGGCTTGGGTCTATCAATAGTTATCATATTTGCATATTGGGTGTTTACCCATTACATGTTCATTTTGGGTCGAAATGGGACTATCTCACCCGCCGCAGCTAGCTTCTTTCCAACACTAGTTGGGGTGGTTGCTGGCATAGCGCTTATTGTGCGTGCCGCAAAATAG
- the lptB gene encoding LPS export ABC transporter ATP-binding protein: MEIITDNLVKTYRGRNVVNGVSLHIKQGEIVGLLGPNGAGKTTTFYMIVGLVKPTSGKVYLEGKDITDLPMYMRARRGIGYLAQEPSVFRKLTVTENIQLVLEMHGIPKKTRAARIKELLSELKLEQVKDYKGYMLSGGERRRVEIARALAVSPKFLLLDEPFTGVDPISIGDIQDIIAELRKKDIGIIITDHNVRETLAITDRAYIISDGKIMTSGSSSELPNDPIARQYYLGERYVI, encoded by the coding sequence TTGGAGATTATCACTGACAATCTAGTAAAAACTTATAGGGGAAGAAATGTGGTTAACGGCGTCTCTCTGCACATCAAGCAAGGAGAGATCGTCGGCCTTTTGGGTCCAAATGGCGCCGGCAAAACCACGACATTTTATATGATTGTGGGCCTAGTCAAACCTACTTCAGGCAAAGTTTACCTTGAGGGCAAGGATATTACAGACCTCCCGATGTACATGCGTGCACGACGAGGAATTGGCTACCTTGCACAAGAACCATCGGTATTTCGCAAGCTCACAGTCACAGAAAATATCCAGCTTGTGCTCGAAATGCACGGTATACCCAAAAAGACTCGGGCTGCCCGCATAAAGGAACTCCTTTCCGAGCTTAAACTTGAGCAGGTGAAGGACTACAAAGGCTACATGCTTTCAGGAGGCGAGCGCCGGCGCGTTGAAATTGCTCGAGCACTAGCAGTATCTCCCAAGTTTCTCCTCCTAGATGAACCTTTCACCGGGGTTGACCCAATTTCAATTGGCGATATCCAAGATATCATCGCCGAATTGCGAAAGAAAGACATTGGCATTATCATAACAGACCACAATGTCCGAGAGACGCTTGCCATAACCGACCGTGCGTATATTATTTCCGATGGCAAAATAATGACATCGGGTTCGTCGAGTGAACTGCCGAACGATCCAATCGCCAGGCAATACTACCTAGGCGAGAGATACGTTATTTAA
- a CDS encoding uroporphyrinogen decarboxylase family protein, giving the protein MTPRERAVAAFELREPDDIVPTFELQFQLAEWLLGKKHVTQEELDMASGAERDRLLHENAELYLEEAERLDYSLINVSMGPRKVEDLIETIKILRKLAGNKYMITAHADGTMAIPNGQNMMDVAIRLVEKADEVHEELRRNADSTIEYAKKLVDAGAECFAMCADYCFNDGPFLSPRMFREFVTPYLAYIIAAMREMGAYTIKHTDGNIMPILDQLVECRPHAIHSIDPQAGVDLKEVKNLVGDKVALCGNVSCAILQTGTVEDVIRDSERALRDGMPGGGFFFCTSNTPFVGMPLENYLAMLDVRKRLGTYRKCCE; this is encoded by the coding sequence TTGACGCCACGAGAACGAGCAGTTGCAGCTTTTGAACTTCGTGAGCCGGACGATATTGTTCCGACGTTTGAGCTTCAATTTCAACTTGCTGAGTGGTTGCTAGGGAAGAAGCATGTTACACAAGAGGAGCTCGACATGGCTTCCGGTGCTGAACGTGATAGACTCCTCCATGAGAATGCAGAGCTTTACTTGGAAGAGGCCGAACGGCTGGATTATTCGCTGATTAATGTGTCCATGGGACCAAGAAAAGTTGAAGATTTAATTGAAACCATAAAAATACTACGCAAGCTTGCCGGCAATAAATACATGATTACAGCGCATGCCGATGGGACTATGGCAATCCCAAATGGCCAGAATATGATGGATGTGGCTATTAGGCTTGTCGAAAAAGCCGACGAAGTGCATGAGGAGCTTCGGAGGAATGCTGATTCAACAATCGAGTATGCAAAGAAGCTTGTTGACGCTGGCGCAGAATGTTTTGCCATGTGCGCAGATTACTGCTTTAACGATGGCCCATTTCTTTCACCACGCATGTTTCGCGAGTTCGTGACACCTTATCTTGCTTATATCATTGCCGCAATGCGTGAAATGGGCGCATATACGATAAAGCATACTGATGGCAATATCATGCCGATACTTGACCAACTTGTCGAATGCCGGCCGCATGCAATCCACTCAATTGATCCACAAGCTGGCGTTGACCTTAAAGAGGTCAAGAATCTCGTTGGCGATAAGGTTGCTCTCTGCGGGAATGTAAGTTGTGCAATTCTGCAGACGGGCACGGTTGAGGATGTGATTCGTGATTCCGAGCGTGCTCTTCGGGATGGAATGCCTGGCGGGGGCTTCTTCTTCTGCACTAGCAATACCCCTTTTGTGGGAATGCCTCTTGAAAATTACCTAGCAATGCTTGATGTAAGGAAGCGGCTTGGAACCTATAGAAAATGCTGTGAGTAA
- a CDS encoding Na+:solute symporter has translation MVTGHLHVIDWVFIVGYISFAIGLGLYHSRKATNSIKEYFASGQDAPWWILGTSIVATTFAADTPLAVSGLVVRRGIAGNWYWWNGALMGMFAVFFFSRFWRRANVLTDTELAELRYSGKSAAVLRGFRALYFGLPYNCIIMGWVNLAMAKIITVTLGLPDTPETKFWAVTFCFFLTLVYTALAGITGVMITDFMQFILAMFMSVLIAVLAVIRIGGMDVVLQKIGEIYGHSQAHSMTSIIPTTVEGAMMPISFFLIYVGLQWWTSGNTDGGGYAAQRLISAKNEKHAMLGYLWYNIAHFCLRPWPWIVVGLVAAVMFPCRPDATGALVPDPEQGYIKVMVDVLPVGILGLALAAFFAAYMSTVDTQMNWGASYLINDFYKRFIARNKQEKHYVLASVVATVIIALFGAIVTFLMQSIVSGWELLTQIVAGIGVVYILRWYWWRVNAWSELSALATSFVTAIILKIFASPWFAAKYLTVEKLASMPQWLGSTLKFLNTMVFPTTLLVLVPVCTIVWLLVTLLTKPVDDATLIEFYKRVRPPGPGWSRIRKLMGDDAPYPIGSIRKNLVSYIIGIVSVYSALFGIGRLILGPWSVGLALLAVSVIGGFLLSRRLSEEKFA, from the coding sequence GTGGTTACTGGTCATCTTCATGTCATAGATTGGGTTTTCATTGTCGGATATATTTCGTTCGCCATTGGATTGGGGCTTTATCATTCGAGAAAAGCCACAAATTCGATTAAGGAATATTTCGCGTCAGGGCAAGACGCACCATGGTGGATACTTGGCACATCAATCGTCGCCACTACCTTTGCTGCAGATACCCCACTTGCAGTGAGCGGTCTTGTCGTTCGGCGCGGAATAGCAGGCAATTGGTATTGGTGGAATGGTGCACTGATGGGCATGTTCGCCGTCTTTTTCTTTTCGCGGTTTTGGCGGAGAGCAAATGTCTTGACGGACACAGAGCTTGCCGAGCTTCGCTATAGTGGCAAATCAGCCGCTGTACTCCGCGGTTTCCGTGCTTTATATTTCGGCTTGCCATACAACTGTATAATCATGGGCTGGGTTAATCTGGCGATGGCGAAAATTATTACAGTTACACTGGGGTTACCTGATACGCCCGAAACAAAGTTCTGGGCGGTAACTTTTTGCTTCTTTTTAACGCTTGTCTACACAGCCCTTGCAGGAATCACAGGCGTCATGATTACCGACTTCATGCAGTTTATCCTGGCAATGTTTATGTCCGTGCTCATAGCTGTGCTGGCCGTTATACGGATTGGCGGAATGGATGTTGTTCTCCAGAAGATTGGTGAAATATATGGTCATTCACAAGCCCATTCGATGACGTCTATCATACCAACCACAGTTGAAGGTGCGATGATGCCCATTAGCTTCTTCTTAATCTATGTTGGCCTTCAGTGGTGGACTAGTGGGAATACCGACGGCGGTGGGTATGCCGCTCAGCGTTTGATTTCTGCAAAGAATGAGAAACACGCAATGCTGGGGTATTTGTGGTATAACATAGCGCATTTCTGCCTTCGCCCTTGGCCATGGATTGTCGTTGGTCTGGTGGCCGCCGTAATGTTCCCATGCCGGCCTGACGCTACAGGCGCGCTAGTGCCTGATCCTGAACAGGGCTATATTAAGGTTATGGTGGACGTCCTGCCAGTTGGAATTTTAGGACTAGCATTAGCAGCATTTTTTGCAGCGTATATGTCAACCGTTGATACTCAGATGAACTGGGGTGCCTCGTATTTGATTAATGATTTCTACAAGCGGTTCATCGCGAGGAATAAACAAGAGAAACATTATGTTTTGGCATCCGTGGTTGCAACTGTGATTATTGCATTGTTTGGCGCCATCGTTACCTTCCTAATGCAGTCAATCGTCAGTGGATGGGAGTTGCTCACTCAAATCGTCGCCGGAATTGGTGTCGTTTATATTCTCCGCTGGTATTGGTGGCGGGTAAATGCTTGGTCTGAACTTTCGGCACTTGCGACATCCTTTGTAACTGCCATTATTCTTAAAATCTTTGCCAGCCCATGGTTCGCCGCAAAATATCTCACGGTCGAGAAACTAGCTTCTATGCCACAGTGGCTTGGCTCAACGCTTAAGTTCCTTAATACGATGGTGTTCCCGACTACCCTTCTCGTGTTGGTGCCAGTTTGCACGATTGTCTGGTTGCTTGTAACGCTTCTCACTAAACCAGTTGATGATGCAACTTTAATAGAATTCTATAAACGGGTGCGTCCCCCCGGGCCGGGTTGGAGTCGAATCAGGAAGCTCATGGGAGACGATGCGCCCTATCCGATTGGTAGTATAAGGAAAAACCTTGTAAGCTATATAATTGGCATAGTGTCGGTGTATAGCGCGTTGTTTGGCATCGGCCGGCTGATTCTGGGTCCTTGGAGTGTTGGGCTGGCGCTCCTTGCCGTATCGGTCATCGGTGGATTCCTTCTATCGCGCCGGCTTTCCGAAGAAAAGTTTGCTTAG